A single window of Streptomyces sp. NBC_00464 DNA harbors:
- a CDS encoding beta-N-acetylhexosaminidase, whose protein sequence is MDMELIPAPVSVGDQGRCGFVLDPSTTIAAAPGTEGTERWLRATLGAAFGLPLAPGGEGAARAVRLRIDPSLASEGYRLTTQPDESVVITGGSPAGVFWGAQTLRQLLGPEAFRRAPVDGRTETALAFTDIEDRPRFGWRGLMLDVSRHFLPKDDVLRYLDLLAAHKLNVFHFHLTDDQGWRVEIKRYPRLTEVGAWRSRTKYGHRASELWDETPHGGYYTQDDIREIVAYAAERHIRVVPEIDIPGHSQAAISAYPELGNTDVVDTAALSVWDNWGVNPNVLAPSDHTLRFFEGVFEELLELFPAATSPFIHVGGDECPKDQWKQSPAAQARIKELGLAGEDELQSWFIRHFDTWLTARGRRLIGWDEILEGGLAEGAAVSSWRGYAGGIAAAEAGHDVVMCPEQQVYLDHRQHGGPDEPMPIGYVRTLEDVYRFEPVPPALSEEAARHVLGAQANVWTEVMQNRSRVDYQVFPRLAAFAEVAWSALPAPADRDFADFERRMATHYARLDALGVDYRPPGGPLPWQRRPGVLGRPIEGTPPNV, encoded by the coding sequence ATGGACATGGAACTGATCCCGGCGCCCGTGAGCGTCGGTGACCAAGGGCGGTGCGGATTCGTCCTGGACCCGTCCACCACCATCGCGGCGGCGCCCGGCACCGAGGGCACCGAGCGGTGGCTGCGCGCCACGCTCGGCGCCGCCTTCGGCCTGCCGCTCGCACCGGGCGGCGAGGGCGCCGCGCGCGCCGTCCGGCTGCGCATCGACCCGTCTCTGGCCTCCGAGGGCTACCGGCTGACCACCCAGCCCGACGAGAGCGTCGTGATCACGGGCGGCAGCCCCGCCGGAGTCTTCTGGGGCGCCCAGACCCTGCGTCAGCTGCTGGGCCCCGAGGCCTTCCGTCGGGCGCCCGTCGACGGCCGCACCGAGACCGCCCTCGCGTTCACGGACATCGAGGACCGCCCCCGCTTCGGCTGGCGCGGTCTGATGCTCGACGTGTCCCGGCACTTCCTGCCGAAGGACGACGTCCTGCGCTACCTCGACCTCCTCGCCGCCCACAAGCTGAACGTCTTCCACTTCCACCTCACCGACGACCAGGGCTGGCGCGTCGAGATCAAGCGCTACCCGCGCCTGACCGAGGTGGGCGCGTGGCGTTCGCGTACGAAGTACGGACACCGGGCGTCCGAGCTCTGGGACGAGACCCCGCACGGCGGCTACTACACCCAGGACGACATCCGCGAGATCGTGGCATACGCCGCCGAGCGGCACATCAGGGTCGTCCCCGAGATCGACATCCCGGGCCACTCGCAGGCCGCCATCAGCGCCTATCCGGAGCTGGGCAACACCGACGTCGTCGACACCGCCGCGCTGTCCGTCTGGGACAACTGGGGCGTCAACCCGAACGTGCTCGCCCCCTCCGACCACACCCTGCGCTTCTTCGAGGGCGTCTTCGAGGAGCTGCTGGAGCTCTTCCCCGCGGCCACCTCGCCGTTCATCCACGTCGGCGGCGACGAGTGCCCCAAGGACCAGTGGAAGCAGTCGCCGGCCGCCCAGGCCCGCATCAAGGAACTCGGCCTCGCCGGCGAGGACGAGCTGCAGTCCTGGTTCATCCGACACTTCGACACCTGGCTCACCGCGCGCGGCCGCCGGCTCATCGGCTGGGACGAGATCCTGGAGGGCGGACTGGCCGAGGGAGCGGCCGTCTCCTCGTGGCGCGGTTACGCGGGCGGCATCGCGGCCGCCGAGGCCGGGCACGACGTCGTGATGTGCCCGGAGCAGCAGGTGTATCTGGACCACCGTCAGCACGGCGGTCCCGACGAGCCGATGCCCATCGGGTACGTCCGCACCCTGGAGGACGTCTACCGCTTCGAGCCCGTACCGCCGGCGCTCTCCGAGGAAGCGGCCCGGCATGTCCTCGGCGCCCAGGCCAACGTCTGGACCGAGGTCATGCAGAACCGGTCCCGCGTCGACTACCAGGTCTTCCCCCGCCTCGCGGCCTTCGCCGAGGTCGCCTGGTCGGCCCTGCCCGCCCCCGCGGACCGGGACTTCGCGGACTTCGAGCGCCGAATGGCCACGCATTACGCGCGACTTGACGCGCTCGGTGTCGACTACCGGCCGCCGGGCGGTCCGTTGCCGTGGCAGCGGCGCCCCGGTGTCCTCGGGCGCCCGATCGAGGGAACACCCCCGAACGTGTGA
- a CDS encoding FAD binding domain-containing protein translates to MTTHAPQATQSVTLPASLDEAVAALGAMPAAVPVAGGTDLMAAVNRGLLRPSGLVGLGRISELRGWHYQDGHALLGAGLTHARMGRPDFAALIPALAASARAAGPPQIRNAGTLGGNIATAAPTGDALPVLAALEAELVIAGPGGARREIPVSHLLAGREMLEPAELIGFVRVPLLHAPQVFLKATGRTGPGRATASVAIVLDPARRGVRCAVGAIAPMPLRPLEAERWIGSLIDWDGERGLAPDALAAFGEYVAAACIPDQAPPADGGEAPPLPAAVLHLRRTVAALARRALGRALS, encoded by the coding sequence TTGACCACGCACGCACCGCAGGCGACGCAGTCCGTCACGCTGCCTGCCTCGCTGGACGAGGCCGTGGCGGCACTCGGCGCCATGCCCGCCGCCGTCCCCGTGGCAGGCGGCACGGACCTGATGGCGGCCGTCAACAGGGGGCTCCTGCGGCCCTCCGGACTGGTCGGCCTCGGCCGGATCAGCGAGCTCCGCGGCTGGCACTACCAGGACGGCCACGCCCTGCTGGGCGCCGGTCTCACCCACGCACGCATGGGGCGGCCCGACTTCGCCGCCCTCATCCCCGCGCTCGCCGCGTCCGCCCGCGCGGCCGGCCCGCCCCAGATCCGCAACGCCGGAACGCTCGGCGGCAACATCGCCACCGCCGCACCGACCGGCGACGCCCTGCCGGTGCTGGCCGCCCTGGAGGCCGAGCTCGTCATCGCGGGCCCCGGCGGCGCGCGCCGCGAAATCCCGGTCTCGCACCTGCTGGCAGGCCGCGAGATGCTGGAGCCCGCCGAGCTGATCGGCTTCGTCCGCGTCCCCCTGCTGCACGCCCCGCAGGTCTTCCTCAAGGCGACCGGACGCACCGGCCCCGGCCGTGCCACCGCCTCCGTCGCGATCGTGCTCGACCCGGCCCGGCGCGGGGTGCGCTGCGCGGTCGGCGCCATCGCGCCGATGCCGCTGCGGCCGCTGGAGGCCGAACGCTGGATCGGCTCACTGATCGACTGGGACGGCGAACGGGGCCTCGCCCCCGACGCGCTGGCCGCCTTCGGCGAGTACGTCGCCGCGGCCTGCATCCCGGACCAGGCACCACCGGCCGACGGGGGAGAGGCGCCACCGCTGCCCGCCGCCGTACTGCACCTGCGGCGCACCGTCGCCGCGCTGGCCCGACGCGCGCTGGGGAGGGCACTGTCGTGA
- a CDS encoding (2Fe-2S)-binding protein: MSNEDRTDQHGGWEPTPQGGEYDAEATAFVHLPPEDLANIPLAAPGQGYVPPMILPLTPAAGLDPAATGSWVVPTQDHQDPHGQQDRHGRPDPQDPGAESAPAAVHWPDPNQQQTPYGYPQPGPQASHEYPDQYPGDRGATGQWNFAESGGHAEAAGHTGQWTIPVADGDLPEESGEFSASALAAGLYADRTPPATLPGGAPAPWATQEPQEPQPGARDTPVLGTDLGHLPEPAADAPADEPGPAPVEDAEAGAAPDTPEDPAHRTPEDEAAQDPAPEDAGQPDAAAPDEAVPDDAPADAAPDDAPADAVAADAPAAPLDLPSEHPAASYVLHVNGADRPVTDAWIGESLLYVLRERLGLAGAKDGCSQGECGACNVQVDGRLVASCLVPAATAAGSEVRTVEGLAVDGEPSDVQRALAECGAVQCGFCIPGMAMTVHDLLEGNHAPSELETRQALCGNLCRCSGYRGVLDAVNEVIAGREAAAEAASAPAQESAEPDEARIPHQAAPGAGSVQAHLQDGGLA, from the coding sequence GTGAGCAACGAGGACCGCACCGATCAGCACGGGGGCTGGGAGCCCACCCCGCAGGGCGGCGAGTACGACGCCGAGGCGACCGCCTTCGTCCACCTGCCGCCGGAGGACCTGGCGAACATCCCGCTGGCCGCGCCCGGCCAGGGATACGTACCGCCGATGATCCTTCCGCTGACCCCTGCCGCCGGCCTCGACCCGGCGGCCACCGGCAGCTGGGTCGTACCGACGCAGGACCACCAGGACCCGCACGGTCAGCAGGACCGGCACGGCCGGCCGGATCCGCAGGACCCCGGTGCGGAGTCCGCGCCCGCCGCGGTGCACTGGCCGGACCCCAACCAGCAGCAGACGCCGTACGGATACCCGCAGCCCGGCCCGCAGGCGTCCCACGAGTACCCGGACCAGTACCCCGGGGACCGGGGCGCCACCGGCCAGTGGAACTTCGCAGAGTCCGGCGGCCACGCCGAGGCGGCCGGCCACACCGGACAGTGGACGATCCCCGTCGCCGACGGTGACCTCCCTGAGGAGTCCGGCGAGTTCTCGGCCTCCGCGCTGGCCGCCGGCCTGTACGCGGACCGCACCCCGCCGGCCACGCTGCCGGGCGGTGCGCCCGCGCCGTGGGCGACGCAGGAGCCGCAGGAACCGCAGCCCGGTGCCAGGGACACCCCGGTGCTGGGGACGGACCTGGGCCACCTGCCGGAGCCCGCCGCCGACGCACCGGCCGACGAGCCCGGCCCTGCCCCCGTCGAGGACGCCGAGGCGGGAGCCGCCCCGGACACGCCCGAGGACCCCGCGCACCGGACCCCGGAGGACGAGGCCGCGCAGGACCCCGCCCCCGAGGACGCGGGGCAGCCCGACGCGGCAGCCCCGGACGAAGCGGTGCCGGACGACGCCCCGGCCGATGCCGCGCCGGACGACGCCCCGGCCGACGCGGTCGCGGCCGACGCGCCCGCCGCCCCGCTCGACCTGCCCAGCGAGCACCCCGCCGCCTCCTACGTGCTCCACGTGAACGGCGCCGACCGGCCCGTCACCGACGCCTGGATCGGCGAGTCGCTGCTCTACGTGCTGCGCGAGCGCCTCGGCCTCGCCGGCGCCAAGGACGGCTGCTCGCAGGGCGAGTGCGGTGCCTGCAACGTCCAGGTGGACGGTCGGCTCGTCGCCTCCTGCCTGGTCCCCGCGGCCACGGCGGCGGGCAGCGAGGTCCGTACCGTCGAGGGCCTGGCCGTCGACGGCGAACCGTCCGACGTCCAACGGGCCCTGGCCGAGTGCGGCGCCGTCCAGTGCGGCTTCTGCATCCCCGGCATGGCGATGACCGTCCACGACCTGTTGGAGGGCAACCACGCCCCCAGCGAGCTGGAGACCCGGCAGGCGCTCTGCGGCAACCTCTGCCGCTGCTCCGGCTACCGCGGCGTGCTCGACGCCGTGAACGAGGTCATCGCGGGTCGCGAGGCCGCCGCCGAGGCGGCCTCGGCACCCGCTCAGGAATCCGCGGAGCCGGACGAGGCCCGCATCCCGCACCAGGCAGCGCCGGGCGCGGGTAGTGTGCAGGCCCATCTGCAGGACGGAGGCCTGGCGTGA
- a CDS encoding xanthine dehydrogenase family protein molybdopterin-binding subunit, translated as MSDAATAAGATHTAISIPSLDGPSGPDTEQPLLGLGASLRPADARAKTEGTFPYAADLWAEGLLWAAVLRSPHPHARILSIDTSAAAEMPGVRAVVTHEDVPGESDYGRRVVDRPVFASDLVRHHGEPIAAVAADHPDTARLAAAAIAVEYEVLEPVTDPEKAFAAEPLHPDGNLIRHIPLRYGDPEVVGEVVVEGLYRIGRQDPAPIGAEAGLAVPRPDGGVEIYTASTDPHTDRDLAAACFGLEPDRVKVVVTGVPGATGDREDPGFQLPLGLLALRTGCPVKLAATREESFLGHAHRHPTLLRYRHHADAEGRLVKVEAQILLDAGAYADSSSESLAAAVAFACGPYVVPHAFIEGWAVRTNNPPSGHVRGEGAMQVCAAYEGQMDKLAAKLGIEPAELRLRNALSTGDILPTGQTVTCPAPVAELLLAVRDFPLPSLPKDAPEDDWLLPGGPEGAGEPGAVRRGVGYALGMVHMLGAEGTDEVSTATVRVHDGVATVICAAVETGQGFSTLARQVVQETLGIEEVHVAAVDTDQPPAGPATHGRHTWVSAGAVERAARMVRTQLLQPLAHKFGMSTELLQIADGKITSYDGVLSTTVAEAMDGKELWATAQCRPHPTEPLDESGQGDAFVGLAFCAIRAVVDVDIELGSIRVVEMAVAQDVGRVLNPSQLATRIEAGITQGIGAALTENLRSARGLVRHPDLTGYALPTALDAPDIRIVKLVEERDVVAPFGAKPASAIPVVTSPAAVAAAVRSATGRPVNRLPIRPQAAVATAKS; from the coding sequence GTGAGCGACGCAGCCACCGCGGCGGGCGCGACCCACACGGCGATCAGCATCCCGTCGCTGGACGGCCCGAGCGGCCCCGACACCGAGCAGCCGCTGCTCGGCCTCGGTGCCTCCCTGCGGCCCGCCGACGCCCGAGCGAAGACCGAGGGCACCTTCCCGTACGCCGCCGACCTGTGGGCCGAGGGACTGCTCTGGGCGGCCGTGCTCCGCTCCCCGCACCCGCATGCCCGCATCCTGTCGATCGACACCTCGGCCGCCGCCGAGATGCCGGGCGTCCGCGCGGTCGTCACCCACGAGGACGTCCCCGGCGAGAGCGACTACGGGCGCCGCGTCGTCGACCGCCCCGTCTTCGCCTCCGACCTGGTCCGCCACCACGGCGAGCCCATCGCCGCGGTCGCCGCCGACCACCCGGACACCGCCCGGCTGGCCGCTGCCGCGATCGCCGTCGAGTACGAGGTGCTGGAACCGGTCACCGACCCGGAGAAGGCGTTCGCCGCCGAGCCGCTGCACCCCGACGGCAACCTGATCCGCCACATCCCGCTGCGCTACGGCGACCCCGAGGTCGTCGGCGAGGTCGTCGTCGAGGGCCTGTACCGCATCGGCCGCCAGGACCCGGCACCCATCGGCGCCGAGGCCGGACTCGCCGTGCCCCGCCCCGACGGCGGCGTGGAGATCTACACCGCCTCCACCGACCCGCACACCGACCGCGACCTCGCCGCCGCCTGCTTCGGCCTGGAACCGGACCGGGTGAAGGTCGTCGTCACCGGAGTGCCCGGCGCCACCGGCGACCGTGAGGACCCCGGCTTCCAGCTCCCGCTCGGTCTGCTCGCGCTGCGTACCGGCTGCCCGGTCAAGCTGGCCGCCACCCGCGAGGAGTCCTTCCTCGGCCACGCCCACCGCCACCCGACGCTGCTCCGCTACCGCCACCACGCGGACGCGGAGGGCCGCCTGGTCAAGGTCGAGGCCCAGATCCTCCTGGACGCCGGCGCGTACGCCGACTCCTCGTCGGAGTCGCTGGCCGCCGCCGTCGCGTTCGCCTGCGGACCGTACGTCGTCCCGCACGCCTTCATCGAGGGCTGGGCGGTCCGTACGAACAACCCGCCCTCCGGCCATGTCCGGGGCGAGGGCGCCATGCAGGTCTGTGCCGCGTACGAGGGCCAGATGGACAAGCTGGCGGCCAAGCTCGGGATCGAGCCGGCCGAACTGCGGCTGCGCAACGCCCTGTCCACCGGCGACATCCTGCCCACGGGGCAGACGGTGACCTGCCCCGCCCCGGTCGCGGAACTCCTCCTCGCCGTACGGGACTTCCCGCTGCCCTCGCTGCCCAAGGACGCCCCGGAGGACGACTGGCTGCTGCCCGGCGGCCCCGAGGGCGCGGGTGAACCCGGCGCGGTGCGGCGCGGGGTCGGATACGCGCTCGGCATGGTCCACATGCTCGGCGCCGAGGGCACCGACGAGGTCTCCACGGCCACGGTCCGGGTCCACGACGGAGTCGCCACCGTCATCTGCGCCGCGGTCGAGACCGGCCAGGGCTTCTCGACACTGGCCCGCCAGGTGGTCCAGGAGACCCTGGGCATCGAGGAGGTCCACGTCGCGGCCGTCGACACCGACCAGCCCCCGGCCGGTCCGGCGACACACGGCCGGCACACCTGGGTCTCCGCCGGAGCGGTCGAGCGCGCGGCGAGGATGGTCCGCACCCAGCTCCTCCAGCCGCTGGCCCACAAGTTCGGCATGTCCACCGAGCTGCTCCAGATCGCCGACGGCAAGATCACCAGTTACGACGGGGTGCTCTCCACGACCGTCGCGGAGGCGATGGACGGCAAGGAGCTCTGGGCCACCGCCCAGTGCCGCCCCCACCCCACGGAGCCGCTCGACGAGTCCGGCCAGGGCGACGCCTTCGTCGGCCTCGCGTTCTGCGCGATCCGCGCGGTGGTGGACGTCGACATCGAACTCGGCTCGATCCGGGTCGTGGAGATGGCGGTCGCCCAGGACGTCGGCCGGGTCCTGAACCCGTCCCAGCTGGCGACCCGCATCGAGGCCGGCATCACCCAGGGCATCGGGGCCGCCCTGACGGAGAACCTCCGCAGCGCCCGCGGTCTCGTCCGCCACCCCGACCTGACGGGTTACGCGCTGCCGACGGCGCTGGACGCCCCGGACATCCGTATCGTCAAACTCGTCGAGGAACGCGACGTGGTGGCCCCCTTCGGTGCCAAGCCCGCCTCGGCGATCCCGGTCGTGACCTCACCGGCCGCCGTGGCCGCGGCGGTCCGCTCGGCCACCGGCCGCCCGGTCAACCGTCTCCCGATCAGGCCGCAGGCGGCGGTCGCCACCGCCAAGTCCTGA
- a CDS encoding DUF1269 domain-containing protein, with product MSNLFAIAYDDLATADEVRDKLLSLNREHLVELEDVVVVERRASDGKIKLHQANNHVATGAVGGALWGSVIGLLFLVPFLGAAVGAAAGAAGGAATDTGVDDGFMKEVSAHLKPGGAAVFVLVRTAARDKVVPEIAKFGGQLLQTSLSKADEEQLREMVKDALREGDAAPVAS from the coding sequence ATGAGCAATCTGTTCGCCATCGCCTACGACGATCTCGCCACCGCCGACGAGGTCCGCGACAAGCTGCTGTCCCTGAACCGTGAGCACCTCGTCGAGCTGGAGGACGTGGTCGTCGTCGAGCGACGCGCGAGCGACGGGAAGATCAAGCTGCACCAGGCCAACAACCACGTGGCCACCGGCGCGGTCGGCGGCGCCCTGTGGGGGAGCGTCATCGGGCTGCTCTTCCTCGTGCCGTTCCTGGGTGCGGCAGTCGGTGCGGCGGCGGGTGCGGCGGGCGGGGCGGCGACCGACACCGGTGTGGACGACGGCTTCATGAAGGAAGTCAGCGCCCACCTCAAGCCCGGCGGCGCGGCCGTCTTCGTGCTGGTCCGGACGGCGGCCCGTGACAAGGTCGTTCCCGAGATCGCCAAGTTCGGCGGACAGCTCCTGCAGACCTCGCTCAGCAAGGCGGACGAGGAGCAGCTGCGGGAGATGGTGAAGGACGCGCTGCGTGAGGGCGACGCGGCGCCGGTCGCCTCCTGA
- a CDS encoding MFS transporter: MTALEPRDADVSPRTEDTVEALGTAVAAAPDGVLGRTYRALSIGIVSVVFLIAFEATAVGTAMPVAARELHGIPLYAFAFSAYFTTSLFAMVLSGQWADRRGPLAPLAAGISAFGAGLLLSGTAGTMWMFIAGRAVQGLGGGLVIVALYVVISRAYPEHLRPSILAAFAASWVIPSVVGPLASGSVTEHLGWRWVFVGIPVLVVFPLALALPAIRRTASGPADPSAPAVPYDRRRIALALGISLGAGLLQYAGQERDWFSLLPAAAGVALLVPAVRGLLPPGTGRAARGLPAVVLLRGVAAGSFIAAESFVPLMLVTQRGMSPTMAGLSLAAGGGTWALGSYVQSRPRAEAHRERLMVGGMVLVAAAIAAAPAVLIDGVPVWTVAVAWAVGCFGMGVVIASTSVLLLKLSAPEEAGANSAALQISDGLSNVLLLAAGGAAFAALGGGAVGAVHEAVEAGASGSHPGAFAVVFLPMAGVALVGAWVATRVRTNA, from the coding sequence ATGACCGCCCTGGAACCGCGCGACGCCGATGTCTCGCCCCGCACCGAAGACACCGTCGAAGCCCTCGGGACAGCGGTGGCCGCAGCGCCCGACGGGGTTCTCGGGCGGACCTACCGGGCGCTCAGCATCGGCATCGTCTCCGTCGTGTTCCTGATCGCCTTCGAGGCGACCGCGGTCGGGACCGCGATGCCGGTCGCCGCCCGTGAGCTGCACGGCATTCCGCTGTACGCGTTCGCGTTCTCCGCGTATTTCACCACCAGCCTCTTCGCCATGGTGCTCTCCGGCCAGTGGGCCGACCGGCGCGGGCCGCTCGCGCCGCTCGCCGCCGGGATCAGCGCCTTCGGGGCGGGGCTGCTGCTGTCCGGGACCGCGGGCACCATGTGGATGTTCATCGCTGGCCGGGCCGTGCAGGGGCTGGGCGGCGGGCTGGTGATCGTCGCGCTGTACGTGGTGATCAGCCGGGCCTACCCGGAGCATCTGCGGCCGTCGATCCTGGCCGCGTTCGCCGCGAGCTGGGTGATCCCCTCGGTCGTCGGGCCGCTGGCTTCCGGAAGCGTGACCGAGCACCTGGGCTGGCGCTGGGTCTTCGTCGGCATTCCGGTCCTGGTGGTCTTCCCGCTGGCGCTCGCGCTGCCCGCGATCCGGCGGACGGCGTCCGGCCCCGCCGACCCGTCGGCGCCCGCCGTGCCGTACGACCGCCGGCGCATCGCGCTCGCGCTGGGCATCTCGCTGGGTGCCGGTCTGCTCCAGTACGCCGGGCAGGAGCGGGACTGGTTCTCCCTGCTGCCCGCTGCCGCCGGTGTGGCCCTGCTGGTCCCCGCGGTGCGCGGTCTGCTGCCCCCGGGCACCGGGCGCGCGGCGCGCGGGCTGCCCGCGGTGGTGCTGCTGCGCGGGGTGGCGGCCGGATCGTTCATCGCCGCCGAGTCGTTCGTCCCGCTGATGCTGGTCACCCAGCGCGGGATGTCCCCGACGATGGCCGGACTCTCGCTCGCCGCCGGCGGCGGGACGTGGGCGCTGGGCTCGTACGTACAGTCCCGGCCGCGCGCGGAAGCGCATCGCGAGCGGCTGATGGTGGGCGGCATGGTGCTGGTCGCCGCGGCGATCGCGGCGGCGCCGGCCGTGCTGATCGACGGGGTGCCGGTCTGGACGGTCGCCGTGGCCTGGGCCGTCGGCTGCTTCGGCATGGGCGTGGTGATCGCCTCGACGAGCGTGCTGTTGCTGAAGCTGTCCGCGCCGGAGGAGGCGGGGGCGAACTCCGCGGCCCTGCAGATCTCCGACGGCCTCTCGAACGTCCTGCTGCTGGCGGCGGGTGGCGCGGCGTTCGCGGCGCTCGGCGGGGGAGCGGTGGGGGCCGTGCACGAGGCGGTGGAAGCGGGTGCGTCCGGCTCGCACCCGGGGGCGTTCGCGGTGGTGTTCCTGCCGATGGCGGGGGTGGCGCTGGTGGGGGCCTGGGTGGCTACGCGGGTGCGGACGAACGCGTAG
- a CDS encoding DEAD/DEAH box helicase has translation MTTTASHHLSPAFPGRAPWGTAGKLRAWQQGALERYIQEQPRDFLAVATPGAGKTTFALTLASWLLHHHVVQQITVVAPTEHLKKQWAEAAARIGIKLDPEYSAGPVSKEYHGVAVTYAGVGVRPMLHRNRCEQRKTLVILDEIHHAGDSKSWGEACQEAFDPATRRLALTGTPFRSDTNPIPFVAYEEGNDGIRRSSADYTYGYGNALADGVVRPVIFLSYSGNMRWRTKAGDEIAARLGEPMTKDAIGQAWRTALSPTGDWIPNVLSAADKRLTEVRKGIPDAGGLVIATDQESAREYAKILKKVTGEKPTVVLSDEKAASKKIDSFTEDGSRWMVAVRMVSEGVDVPRLAVGVYATTISTPLFFAQAVGRFVRSRRRGETASVFVPTIPMLLDFANEMEVERDHVLDKPKKGSDEENPFSEEDKLLADAEKLEDEETEEQLPFEALESDAVFDRVLYDGAEFGMQAHPGSEEEQDYLGIPGLLEPDQVQLLLQKRQTRQIAHSRQKPASEADLLEKPAEDRPVVTHKQLLGLRKQLNTMVSAYTHQSGKPHGVIHTELRRVCGGPPSAEATAGQIEQRIKKVQEWATRMT, from the coding sequence GTGACTACTACCGCCTCCCACCACCTCTCACCCGCCTTTCCCGGCCGCGCCCCCTGGGGCACGGCCGGCAAGCTGCGAGCCTGGCAGCAGGGCGCCCTCGAGAGGTACATCCAGGAGCAGCCGCGCGACTTCCTCGCGGTCGCGACCCCCGGCGCCGGGAAGACCACCTTCGCGCTGACCCTCGCCTCATGGCTGCTCCACCACCACGTCGTGCAGCAGATCACCGTCGTCGCCCCCACCGAACACCTGAAGAAGCAGTGGGCGGAGGCGGCCGCCCGGATAGGGATCAAGCTCGACCCCGAGTACAGCGCCGGCCCCGTGAGCAAGGAGTACCACGGGGTAGCGGTCACGTACGCGGGCGTCGGCGTCCGCCCGATGCTGCACCGCAACCGGTGCGAGCAGCGCAAGACCCTGGTGATCCTCGACGAGATCCACCACGCCGGTGACTCGAAGTCCTGGGGCGAGGCCTGCCAGGAGGCGTTCGACCCGGCGACCCGCCGGCTCGCCCTCACCGGCACGCCGTTCCGCTCCGACACCAACCCGATCCCCTTCGTCGCGTACGAGGAGGGCAACGACGGGATCCGGCGGTCCTCCGCCGACTACACCTACGGCTACGGCAACGCGCTCGCCGACGGCGTCGTCCGCCCCGTGATCTTCCTCAGCTACAGCGGCAACATGCGCTGGCGCACCAAGGCCGGTGACGAGATCGCCGCCCGGCTCGGCGAGCCGATGACCAAGGACGCCATCGGGCAGGCCTGGCGCACCGCGCTGTCGCCCACCGGGGACTGGATCCCCAACGTCCTCAGCGCCGCCGACAAGCGGCTGACCGAGGTCCGCAAGGGCATCCCGGACGCGGGCGGGCTCGTCATCGCCACCGACCAGGAGTCGGCGCGCGAGTACGCCAAGATCCTCAAGAAGGTGACCGGAGAGAAGCCCACCGTCGTCCTCTCCGACGAGAAGGCCGCGTCGAAGAAGATCGACTCGTTCACCGAGGACGGATCGCGCTGGATGGTCGCGGTCCGGATGGTGTCGGAGGGCGTCGACGTGCCACGTCTGGCCGTCGGCGTGTACGCGACCACCATCTCGACGCCCCTCTTCTTCGCCCAGGCCGTCGGCCGCTTCGTGCGCTCCCGCAGGCGCGGTGAGACCGCGTCCGTCTTCGTACCGACGATCCCGATGCTCCTCGACTTCGCGAACGAGATGGAGGTCGAGCGGGACCACGTCCTCGACAAGCCCAAGAAGGGCAGCGACGAGGAGAACCCGTTCTCCGAGGAGGACAAGCTCCTCGCCGACGCCGAGAAGCTGGAGGACGAGGAGACCGAGGAACAGCTGCCCTTCGAGGCGCTGGAGTCCGACGCGGTCTTCGACCGGGTGCTGTACGACGGTGCCGAGTTCGGCATGCAGGCACACCCGGGCAGCGAGGAGGAGCAGGACTACCTCGGCATCCCCGGGCTGCTCGAACCCGACCAGGTGCAGCTGCTGCTCCAGAAGCGGCAGACCCGGCAGATCGCGCACAGCCGGCAGAAGCCGGCCTCGGAGGCGGACCTGCTGGAGAAGCCGGCCGAGGACCGGCCGGTGGTCACGCACAAGCAGCTGCTGGGACTGCGCAAGCAGCTGAACACGATGGTGTCGGCCTACACGCACCAGAGCGGCAAGCCGCACGGAGTCATCCACACCGAGCTGCGCCGGGTGTGCGGCGGGCCGCCGAGCGCGGAGGCCACGGCCGGGCAGATCGAGCAGCGCATCAAGAAGGTCCAGGAGTGGGCCACCCGTATGACGTGA
- a CDS encoding IclR family transcriptional regulator — protein sequence MTAETSQTLDRGLRVLKLLADTDHGLTVTELSNKLGVNRTVVYRLLATLEQHTLIRRDLGGRARVGLGVLRLGRQVHPLVREAALPALRSLAEDIGATAHLTLVDGSDALAVAVVEPTWTDYHVAYRAGFRHPLDRGAAGRAILAARQKPVGETAFTLTHGELEAGASGAAAALMGVTGVEGSVGVVMLADAVPERVGPRVVDAAREVADALR from the coding sequence GTGACCGCGGAGACCTCCCAGACGCTCGACCGAGGACTGCGTGTCCTCAAACTGCTTGCCGACACCGACCACGGCCTGACGGTCACCGAGTTGTCCAACAAACTCGGCGTCAACCGCACCGTGGTCTACCGTCTGCTCGCCACCCTGGAACAACACACCCTGATCCGCCGAGACTTGGGCGGCCGGGCGAGAGTCGGCCTGGGCGTGCTGCGCCTGGGCCGCCAGGTGCATCCGCTCGTACGGGAGGCCGCGCTGCCCGCACTGCGGTCCCTGGCCGAGGACATCGGGGCCACGGCCCACCTCACCCTGGTCGACGGCTCGGACGCGCTGGCGGTCGCGGTCGTCGAACCGACCTGGACGGACTACCACGTGGCCTACCGGGCCGGCTTCCGCCACCCCCTGGACCGGGGTGCCGCGGGCCGGGCGATCCTCGCCGCACGGCAGAAGCCGGTGGGCGAGACGGCCTTCACCCTCACCCACGGCGAGCTCGAAGCGGGGGCCAGCGGAGCCGCGGCCGCGCTGATGGGGGTGACGGGGGTCGAGGGCAGCGTCGGTGTGGTGATGCTCGCGGACGCGGTGCCGGAACGGGTGGGGCCCCGGGTGGTGGACGCCGCGCGCGAGGTCGCGGACGCGCTTCGCTAG